Proteins found in one Brachyspira murdochii DSM 12563 genomic segment:
- the hslV gene encoding ATP-dependent protease subunit HslV — translation MFKGTTICAVCRNGITAIAGDGQVTLGETVMKPNAVKLRKLYGGKVISGFAGSTADAFTLFEKFEKRLQEFSGDLTRAAVELAREWRTDKMLRNLQALIIVASKDKMLLLSGNGDVIESENNILAIGSGGQYAKAAAMALCENTDLSAKEIAKKALEIASQICIYTNSNISLEVIE, via the coding sequence ATGTTTAAAGGCACTACCATATGTGCAGTATGCAGAAATGGAATTACAGCAATAGCAGGCGACGGACAGGTTACATTAGGAGAAACAGTAATGAAGCCTAATGCTGTTAAACTAAGAAAATTATACGGCGGTAAAGTTATATCTGGTTTTGCAGGTTCTACTGCCGATGCATTTACATTATTTGAAAAATTTGAAAAAAGACTTCAGGAGTTTTCGGGTGATCTTACAAGAGCAGCTGTTGAGCTTGCACGCGAATGGAGAACCGATAAAATGCTTAGAAATTTGCAGGCACTTATTATAGTAGCCAGCAAAGATAAAATGCTTTTACTTTCTGGTAATGGAGATGTTATAGAAAGTGAGAATAATATACTAGCCATTGGAAGCGGCGGACAGTATGCTAAGGCTGCTGCTATGGCTCTATGCGAAAATACAGACCTTTCAGCTAAAGAAATAGCTAAAAAGGCACTTGAAATAGCTTCTCAGATATGTATATACACTAACAGCAATATTTCTTTGGAGGTTATAGAGTAA
- the lnt gene encoding apolipoprotein N-acyltransferase, producing MSKGNSYTVGVIILSIISAILLSLAFPPLNFFPISFIALVPLDIIIYKSDKLRYYVISASIFVLVFFGYLLMWVTAFMLKETEAIVSFLTLFTILFLIIFLFYFPAMLLSGFLSKKLPAFRFITVPLVFTFMEYMRNVGYLGFPWGIIGYSQWNFSLFLQSADIFGVLGISFFVYFCNSVIAHYLLFFSERNISKKYQYKKPYIPAIVFILSFLVIIIYGAVKINIEESKRTLQPKTRIALIQKSFDPNIYWNNIYTGEPYRRNSKGIQGFAEKFLLKPEKFQNEEKPDGVTQNGTVSVRRVANLARDAALSKPSLIVYPESVTLDSYGYYINEYKEIFDYGLVSNSIYPGIYNTYILYDMIRYTQTYHLLGTTIIKEDTNENAYNPYKYYNGIEFINDRGNVIGEYSKIKLVPGGESYPFQDNEFLLNTFPFKNIINFMYAQFDKAGANRWDRGRSITVFNHPNGYTFSGIICFESAFGDFVRKFVYNGAQTLAVLTEDAWSYSDESLLQHFYMSVFRAVENRRDIVHNGNSGVTGHISSTGKIISTLPFWKPDYMVANAALNSDITIYTRFGEWFVFLCFIGILVLLFFATAKSLIELKEIIKKRFFLKQSAENEAVFAVIPSAKKVDEYINNEASDDLPSLDDIEEAVIKKKEKTSEIKTNTQIINKNSKNNNIKNSNINTENNTKIDLFSDKYTDYTKEMTSIIEDSKDYSIFDDNKFTSDISSALTTIIEENEETFNKDKKIKKNNDLKKDNKQH from the coding sequence GTGTCGAAAGGTAATTCATACACGGTTGGTGTAATTATATTAAGTATTATTAGTGCTATACTTTTGTCTTTGGCTTTTCCGCCATTAAATTTTTTTCCTATTTCGTTTATTGCACTTGTGCCTCTTGACATTATAATATATAAATCCGATAAACTTAGATACTATGTAATATCAGCATCTATATTCGTACTTGTGTTTTTTGGTTATCTGCTTATGTGGGTAACTGCTTTTATGCTGAAAGAAACTGAGGCTATAGTTTCTTTTCTGACATTATTTACTATATTATTTTTAATAATATTCTTATTTTATTTTCCAGCAATGCTTTTAAGCGGTTTCTTATCAAAAAAACTTCCTGCATTTAGGTTTATTACTGTACCGCTTGTATTTACATTTATGGAATATATGAGAAATGTCGGATATCTTGGTTTTCCGTGGGGTATTATAGGATATTCGCAGTGGAATTTCTCTTTATTTTTGCAGTCTGCTGATATATTTGGAGTGCTTGGTATTAGCTTTTTTGTGTATTTCTGCAACTCTGTTATAGCTCATTATTTGCTTTTCTTTTCAGAAAGAAATATTTCAAAAAAGTATCAATACAAAAAACCATATATACCAGCTATTGTATTTATATTATCATTTTTAGTTATTATTATTTATGGTGCAGTGAAAATTAATATAGAAGAATCAAAAAGAACGCTTCAGCCTAAAACTAGAATTGCTCTTATACAGAAATCTTTTGACCCAAATATATATTGGAATAATATATATACAGGTGAGCCTTACCGTAGAAACTCTAAAGGAATACAGGGCTTTGCAGAAAAATTCCTTCTAAAACCTGAAAAATTTCAAAATGAAGAAAAACCTGACGGAGTAACTCAAAATGGTACAGTCTCAGTGAGAAGAGTGGCAAACTTAGCTAGAGATGCAGCACTTTCAAAACCTTCATTAATAGTGTATCCGGAATCTGTTACTCTTGATTCATACGGGTACTATATAAATGAATACAAAGAAATTTTTGATTACGGGCTTGTTTCCAATTCTATTTATCCGGGTATTTATAATACATATATACTTTATGATATGATTAGGTATACTCAAACATATCATCTTTTAGGTACTACTATAATAAAAGAAGATACCAATGAAAATGCATATAATCCATATAAATATTATAATGGGATTGAGTTTATTAATGACAGAGGTAATGTTATAGGAGAGTATTCTAAAATAAAACTTGTACCAGGCGGAGAATCATATCCTTTTCAGGATAATGAGTTTCTTTTAAATACTTTTCCTTTCAAAAATATTATAAACTTTATGTATGCCCAGTTTGATAAAGCTGGTGCCAATAGATGGGATAGAGGAAGAAGTATTACAGTATTCAATCACCCTAACGGATATACTTTTTCTGGTATTATCTGTTTTGAAAGTGCTTTCGGAGATTTTGTTAGAAAGTTTGTATATAATGGGGCTCAGACTTTGGCTGTACTTACTGAAGATGCTTGGTCTTATAGTGATGAATCTCTTCTCCAGCATTTTTATATGTCTGTTTTTAGGGCGGTAGAAAATAGAAGAGATATAGTTCATAATGGTAATTCCGGGGTTACTGGTCATATATCAAGCACTGGTAAAATTATATCAACCCTTCCTTTTTGGAAACCCGATTATATGGTTGCTAATGCGGCATTAAATAGTGATATAACTATATATACAAGATTCGGAGAGTGGTTCGTATTTCTTTGTTTTATTGGTATTTTAGTTCTTTTGTTTTTTGCTACTGCTAAAAGTTTAATTGAATTAAAAGAAATCATCAAAAAACGCTTCTTTCTAAAGCAGTCGGCAGAAAATGAGGCTGTATTTGCTGTGATTCCTTCGGCTAAAAAAGTAGATGAGTATATTAATAATGAAGCAAGTGATGACCTGCCTAGCTTGGACGATATAGAGGAAGCTGTAATTAAGAAAAAAGAAAAAACTTCAGAAATAAAAACAAATACTCAAATAATAAATAAAAACTCCAAAAATAATAATATAAAAAACTCTAATATAAACACTGAAAATAATACTAAAATAGATTTGTTTTCTGATAAATATACAGATTATACAAAGGAAATGACTAGTATAATAGAAGATTCAAAAGATTACAGCATATTTGATGATAATAAATTTACCTCTGATATTTCTTCTGCTTTAACTACAATTATAGAAGAAAATGAAGAAACTTTTAACAAAGATAAAAAGATAAAAAAAAATAATGATCTGAAAAAAGACAATAAGCAGCATTAA
- a CDS encoding CPBP family intramembrane glutamic endopeptidase — translation MNSRIHYLSALLVLVAISFPTSLIGIFIKLNFYKISRMLPNALSYLLFVIMVFFTGYIGSINYNANIYFIVTAFIFSFVCIALELFEGIIIHFIKYGVWIKNIEVHEIVEKKNIFIDIIIIFIGALCEEIIFRQVFFNISYNIFSVNIFTIIILSSFIYALNHIYFGANAVFQKFIAGLIYSLLFVYSSFNITLPALCHFFQNTILYILSLRKLKKYNIYN, via the coding sequence ATGAATTCCCGCATCCATTACCTTAGTGCATTGCTTGTTCTTGTAGCTATTTCTTTCCCTACTTCTTTGATTGGAATATTTATAAAGTTAAATTTTTATAAGATAAGCAGAATGCTTCCTAATGCTTTGAGTTATTTATTATTTGTGATAATGGTATTTTTTACTGGATATATTGGAAGTATTAATTATAATGCTAATATATATTTTATTGTTACAGCTTTTATATTTTCTTTTGTATGTATAGCGTTAGAATTATTTGAAGGTATTATTATTCATTTTATTAAGTATGGAGTTTGGATAAAAAATATAGAAGTTCATGAGATAGTAGAAAAAAAGAATATATTTATTGATATTATAATTATATTTATAGGTGCTTTATGCGAAGAGATTATTTTCAGACAGGTATTTTTTAATATTTCTTATAATATATTTTCTGTTAATATTTTTACTATTATTATACTTTCATCTTTTATATATGCTCTTAATCATATATATTTTGGTGCTAATGCTGTGTTTCAGAAGTTTATTGCGGGACTTATATATTCTTTATTATTTGTTTACTCTTCTTTTAATATAACGCTGCCTGCTTTATGCCACTTTTTTCAAAACACTATTTTGTATATATTATCATTAAGAAAATTAAAGAAATATAATATATATAATTAA
- a CDS encoding streptolysin associated protein SagC, producing the protein MAKKNIKLYDNVSIFFSSDDEIRFRKGIWNFEEASLTLDDLNDNMKEVITFIANELFDDKLISFDDIVKKFSLDENDSNLLNDIISSLIGNRFLEYDDKKNNMQNTLYELIGEYFYDIADESKIEKNKIMFITDNDRLKDYALLVSKDIYINVDMMSADDIKKIEKSNLTDTTDAIENIEIKKELLKLFCNISCVVISIEKPRLNLLRNINRLLLDKSIPIIISILDGPFLNITTIKGKETACYECFENRVIARNESLSVYNKFVKQTMKFKIKNKRTYITPILQSFTSIALYEAFLFAAIGKCKLAGRVINVYIPSIEIQVQDLLRVPFCPACGHISKAKYNEMYTSSKEVIEKFAGKVIVK; encoded by the coding sequence ATGGCTAAAAAGAATATTAAACTTTATGATAATGTAAGCATTTTTTTCAGTTCTGATGATGAGATAAGATTTAGGAAGGGCATATGGAACTTTGAAGAGGCTTCTTTAACTTTAGATGATTTAAATGATAATATGAAAGAAGTTATAACATTTATTGCAAATGAACTTTTTGATGATAAACTTATATCTTTTGATGATATAGTAAAAAAATTCTCATTAGATGAAAATGACAGCAATTTATTAAATGATATTATATCTTCTTTGATTGGAAACAGATTTTTAGAGTATGATGATAAAAAAAATAATATGCAAAATACTCTTTATGAACTTATAGGCGAATATTTTTATGATATTGCCGATGAAAGCAAAATAGAGAAAAATAAAATAATGTTTATAACTGATAATGATAGATTAAAAGATTATGCTTTATTAGTATCTAAAGATATATATATAAATGTTGATATGATGAGTGCTGATGATATAAAAAAAATAGAAAAATCTAATCTTACTGATACAACTGATGCTATAGAAAATATAGAAATAAAAAAAGAATTATTAAAGCTATTTTGTAATATATCATGTGTAGTTATAAGTATAGAGAAACCAAGACTTAATTTGCTTAGAAATATTAATAGACTTCTTCTTGATAAATCAATACCGATAATTATATCAATATTAGACGGACCATTTTTAAATATTACAACTATAAAAGGAAAAGAAACAGCTTGTTATGAATGCTTTGAAAACAGAGTAATAGCAAGAAATGAAAGCTTATCAGTTTATAATAAATTTGTTAAGCAGACTATGAAGTTTAAAATAAAAAATAAAAGAACTTATATAACGCCTATTTTGCAAAGTTTTACATCTATTGCTTTATACGAGGCATTTTTATTTGCGGCAATAGGTAAATGCAAACTAGCAGGACGTGTTATTAATGTTTATATACCTTCTATAGAAATTCAAGTTCAGGATTTGCTTAGAGTGCCTTTCTGTCCAGCTTGCGGTCATATAAGTAAGGCAAAATATAATGAGATGTATACTTCATCAAAAGAGGTTATAGAAAAGTTTGCAGGCAAGGTTATAGTGAAATGA
- the hslU gene encoding ATP-dependent protease ATPase subunit HslU, producing MSFDAKLESELTPRKIVEALDQYIIGQTEAKRSVAIALRNRYRRRHLPEDLKDEVAPKNIILIGPTGVGKTEIARRLAKLVNAPFIKVEATKYTEVGYVGRDVESMVRDLVNVAIFELKTAMMKEVEKEATDIALDKLAKLLLPSVKKEENENVSEEEMEKKKNAKEQIKKRIANGDFDESYVELKITGSQNRMFGIIPGMGFEENDMIQSMVGSIMPQSKKHKRLRVKEAKKHLINEASESLIDMEKITSDALSLTENMGIIFLDEIDKIASGNKTDSADVARHGVQRDLLPIVEGTTVNTRYGPIKTDHILFIAAGAFHINKPSDLIPELQGRFPIRVELKALSKDDFKDILVNPKNAITKQYQELLKTEGVTIEFEEEALEAIADMAYNINTNVENIGARRLYTIMEKVFEEISFSADEHKGEFIKINADNIKDAMKDIEDNRDISRYIL from the coding sequence ATGTCATTTGATGCGAAATTAGAAAGCGAGCTTACACCTAGAAAGATAGTTGAAGCACTAGATCAATATATAATAGGACAAACAGAGGCTAAGCGTTCGGTTGCTATAGCTTTGAGAAATAGATACAGAAGACGTCATCTTCCAGAAGATTTAAAAGATGAAGTGGCACCAAAAAATATTATACTTATAGGACCTACTGGGGTGGGAAAGACAGAAATAGCGAGAAGGCTTGCAAAACTTGTCAATGCTCCTTTTATCAAAGTAGAGGCCACTAAATATACAGAAGTAGGATATGTTGGACGTGATGTTGAGAGTATGGTTAGAGATTTAGTTAATGTTGCCATATTTGAGCTTAAAACTGCTATGATGAAAGAGGTTGAAAAAGAGGCTACTGATATAGCTTTGGATAAATTGGCAAAACTTCTTCTTCCTTCTGTAAAAAAAGAAGAAAATGAAAATGTATCTGAAGAAGAGATGGAAAAAAAGAAAAATGCCAAAGAACAGATAAAAAAACGTATAGCTAATGGTGATTTTGATGAAAGTTATGTGGAATTAAAGATAACAGGCAGTCAGAATAGAATGTTCGGCATAATTCCGGGTATGGGGTTTGAAGAAAATGATATGATTCAGTCTATGGTTGGAAGTATTATGCCTCAGAGCAAAAAGCATAAACGTTTGAGAGTAAAAGAGGCTAAAAAACATCTTATAAATGAGGCTTCAGAATCTCTTATAGATATGGAAAAAATAACTTCAGATGCTTTGAGTCTTACTGAAAATATGGGTATAATATTTTTAGATGAAATAGATAAAATAGCAAGCGGAAATAAAACAGACAGTGCCGATGTTGCCCGTCATGGTGTGCAAAGAGATTTACTTCCTATAGTAGAGGGTACTACTGTTAATACAAGATATGGTCCCATAAAAACAGATCATATATTATTTATAGCAGCAGGTGCTTTTCATATTAATAAACCTTCGGATTTAATTCCAGAACTTCAGGGTAGATTTCCTATAAGAGTGGAATTAAAGGCTTTATCTAAAGATGATTTTAAAGATATATTGGTTAATCCTAAAAATGCTATCACTAAACAGTATCAGGAACTTTTAAAAACAGAAGGTGTTACTATAGAGTTTGAGGAAGAGGCCTTGGAAGCTATAGCAGATATGGCCTATAATATTAATACTAATGTGGAAAATATAGGAGCTAGAAGACTTTATACCATTATGGAAAAGGTTTTTGAAGAAATTTCTTTCAGTGCAGATGAACATAAAGGTGAATTTATAAAAATTAATGCCGATAATATAAAAGATGCTATGAAAGACATTGAGGACAACAGGGACATAAGCAGATATATATTGTAA
- a CDS encoding ABC transporter permease: MKTIFKLTMKKAIRDPFLIFWSIFFPLVIVISLGLFFNMESYTIHILTAMTCVSVLAYSFMTTSFNVLSQRRRGVYNLLKVTPLPLYKYIISLSCAWVIISIISSLFVFFVCVLFFKIEFDFLSVFLFLPVIIIASLLYIFISFFVSSLVKNNETASILYNIILMASMFLSDGYYSLYNAPNIVKFLSKLNIFQYFLNAFRGAFYFDFHAYFIGISVLIICLIIALLLAVNTFRYADK; encoded by the coding sequence ATGAAAACAATATTTAAACTTACAATGAAAAAAGCTATAAGAGATCCTTTTCTTATATTCTGGTCAATATTTTTTCCTTTGGTAATAGTTATATCACTAGGGCTTTTTTTTAATATGGAAAGCTACACTATTCATATACTCACAGCTATGACATGTGTAAGTGTACTTGCCTATTCTTTTATGACTACGAGTTTTAATGTATTAAGTCAGAGAAGGAGAGGGGTTTATAACTTGCTTAAAGTAACACCGCTTCCTTTATACAAATATATTATAAGTTTATCATGTGCTTGGGTGATAATATCTATTATAAGCAGTTTATTTGTATTTTTTGTCTGTGTCTTATTTTTTAAGATAGAGTTTGATTTTTTATCTGTTTTTTTATTTCTGCCTGTAATAATAATAGCTTCTTTACTTTATATATTTATAAGTTTTTTTGTTTCCAGTCTTGTAAAAAATAATGAAACAGCTAGTATATTGTATAATATTATTTTAATGGCCTCTATGTTTTTAAGCGACGGATATTATTCATTATATAATGCCCCTAATATAGTAAAGTTTTTAAGCAAATTAAATATTTTTCAGTATTTTTTGAATGCATTTAGGGGAGCTTTTTATTTTGATTTTCATGCATATTTTATAGGTATATCTGTTTTAATTATATGTTTGATAATTGCTTTGCTTTTAGCTGTTAATACTTTCAGGTATGCTGATAAATAG
- a CDS encoding YcaO-like family protein: protein MLNYYPSHKNILNKYNSICGHQTGIMDSLIIMQANSVIAENINTCTAMLPNYHKILLGDNALVNYHLSGYGIYRDEAIIRLLGEGIERYALFTSNLYFEDKLKYSSYNQLKEKYPDNVIPFEYVKIYTDDDINKLNNIGILENITEDDVLSWVLLPSLFDSKKEYYVPAQNFFLSHIIRRDKKEKVFIGGFSKGSASHKNICLALKSAVNEIIECDSCMIKWYTKSKVKEVIIDDDILNEAINMILKDIDYKIRVFDYTSDNNLGYVFTVMLINKSEKAPYIAVGASSGLNPRKVIYRAFMEALAILTLNINGALSMPSDYLETVSEKNYLNLDSNVNYWANLENKDKKLNFINSKISEKIELKKYKNLEVNTQKDLEYLLKGLYNISKYAVYLDITPSEIENKDFCVMRVYIPELVQMSMPAFPYSNHPRIIQNGGISNNEFPHPLP from the coding sequence ATGCTTAATTATTACCCAAGTCATAAAAATATTTTAAATAAATATAATTCTATTTGCGGACATCAGACAGGTATAATGGATTCTCTTATTATAATGCAGGCTAATTCTGTGATTGCTGAAAATATTAATACCTGTACTGCAATGCTTCCTAATTATCATAAGATATTGTTAGGAGATAATGCTTTGGTAAATTATCATCTTTCAGGATATGGTATCTATAGAGATGAAGCTATTATAAGATTATTAGGTGAGGGTATTGAGAGGTATGCTTTATTTACTTCAAATTTATATTTTGAAGATAAACTTAAATATTCTTCTTATAATCAATTAAAAGAAAAATATCCAGACAATGTTATACCTTTTGAATATGTTAAAATATATACAGATGATGATATAAACAAATTAAATAATATAGGCATTTTAGAAAACATTACAGAAGATGATGTACTTTCTTGGGTTTTACTTCCGTCTTTATTTGATAGTAAAAAAGAATATTATGTACCGGCACAGAATTTCTTTTTATCACACATAATAAGAAGAGATAAAAAAGAGAAAGTATTTATAGGCGGATTTTCAAAGGGAAGTGCCAGTCATAAAAATATTTGTCTTGCTTTAAAATCTGCTGTTAATGAGATAATAGAATGTGATTCTTGTATGATAAAATGGTATACAAAAAGCAAAGTTAAAGAAGTCATTATTGATGATGATATACTTAATGAAGCTATTAACATGATTCTTAAAGATATTGATTATAAAATAAGGGTATTTGATTATACATCTGATAATAATTTAGGCTATGTTTTTACTGTTATGCTTATAAACAAGAGTGAAAAAGCTCCTTATATTGCTGTAGGGGCTTCTTCTGGGCTTAATCCTAGAAAGGTAATATATAGGGCTTTTATGGAGGCTTTGGCTATACTTACATTAAATATTAACGGAGCATTATCTATGCCTAGTGATTATTTGGAAACTGTATCAGAAAAAAATTATCTTAATCTTGACAGCAATGTTAATTATTGGGCTAATTTAGAAAATAAAGATAAAAAACTTAACTTTATTAATAGTAAAATTTCAGAAAAAATTGAATTAAAGAAATATAAAAATCTTGAAGTTAATACTCAAAAAGATCTGGAATATTTATTAAAAGGTCTTTATAATATTTCAAAATATGCTGTTTATTTGGATATTACACCTTCTGAAATAGAAAATAAAGATTTTTGTGTTATGAGAGTTTATATACCAGAGCTTGTGCAGATGTCTATGCCTGCTTTTCCTTATAGTAATCACCCTAGGATAATTCAAAACGGAGGAATATCAAATAATGAATTCCCGCATCCATTACCTTAG
- a CDS encoding streptolysin S family TOMM toxin translates to MIKYSSKVRTTCSLKSQSVVLTPGGCCCSCCCSCCVNVTTTTNN, encoded by the coding sequence ATGATTAAATATTCTTCAAAAGTACGCACAACATGTTCTCTAAAAAGCCAATCTGTTGTATTGACTCCTGGAGGATGTTGCTGCTCTTGTTGTTGTTCTTGTTGTGTTAATGTAACAACTACAACAAACAATTAA
- a CDS encoding ABC transporter ATP-binding protein yields the protein MESLISARNIEKKFNKNTILKKIDFDINKGEVTALVGPNGSGKTTLINILLGILKADKGKLKINIDNYKKHIGVQLQSTPFFEGYTVRDNILMFSALYDIKITDEEINNMLNKYSLNAKTLAIKLSGGEQKKLAIMIATMQNPDLLIFDEPTASLDPRERYNVKNMIKELAYNNKTILFTSHDLEEVEDIADRIVFLYKGEILESGSKDELLSKYNFDNLEKLYLHITNY from the coding sequence ATGGAAAGTTTGATTAGTGCTAGAAATATAGAAAAAAAATTTAATAAAAATACAATATTAAAAAAAATAGATTTTGATATAAATAAAGGCGAAGTTACAGCACTTGTAGGTCCTAATGGTTCTGGAAAAACTACACTTATTAATATATTATTAGGTATATTAAAAGCAGACAAGGGCAAATTAAAAATAAATATAGATAATTATAAAAAGCATATAGGAGTACAGCTTCAGTCTACACCTTTTTTTGAAGGATATACTGTAAGAGATAATATATTAATGTTTTCAGCTCTTTATGATATAAAAATTACAGATGAAGAGATAAATAATATGCTTAATAAATATTCTCTTAATGCCAAGACTTTAGCTATTAAACTTTCTGGAGGCGAGCAGAAAAAACTTGCCATAATGATAGCTACTATGCAAAACCCAGATTTACTCATATTTGATGAGCCTACAGCAAGTTTGGATCCAAGAGAAAGATATAATGTAAAAAATATGATAAAAGAGCTTGCTTACAATAATAAAACAATTCTTTTTACTTCTCATGATTTAGAGGAGGTGGAAGATATTGCTGATAGAATAGTATTTTTATATAAAGGAGAGATATTAGAAAGCGGAAGTAAAGATGAACTTTTAAGTAAATATAATTTTGACAATTTAGAGAAACTTTATCTGCATATTACTAATTATTAA
- a CDS encoding bacteriohemerythrin — MDNNEQQETTVFIKWVPLYETRHKLIDSQHKELVNIVNELYLATVDNSANTNEAFIKAIKKCIDYTQYHFKTEEKIMDLINYSDAENHKAMHKSFYLEIVDQIRKYEEGQPFVANKFIKFLKDWLLEHIGFQDKKFVNEIKEALKKKEGHN; from the coding sequence ATGGATAACAATGAACAACAAGAAACTACGGTATTTATTAAATGGGTGCCTTTGTATGAAACAAGACATAAACTAATAGATAGCCAGCACAAAGAATTGGTAAATATAGTTAATGAGCTTTATTTGGCAACAGTTGATAATAGTGCAAACACTAATGAAGCTTTTATCAAAGCCATAAAGAAATGTATTGACTATACTCAGTACCATTTCAAAACAGAAGAAAAAATAATGGATCTTATTAATTACTCGGATGCAGAAAATCATAAAGCTATGCATAAGAGTTTCTATTTGGAAATAGTTGACCAAATTAGAAAATATGAAGAAGGTCAGCCTTTTGTTGCTAACAAATTTATCAAATTCCTAAAAGATTGGCTTTTAGAGCATATAGGCTTTCAGGATAAAAAATTTGTTAACGAAATTAAGGAAGCCTTAAAGAAAAAAGAAGGTCATAATTAA
- the cheB gene encoding chemotaxis-specific protein-glutamate methyltransferase CheB → MLGAIRVLIAEDSKIISGMLNNILANHYRINVVSLVNNGIDAYKSIISIKPDFVITEIDLPLMGGIELLKLLKKENIQVNILVMTSLTKNKDLSSRALELGALDIIYKPRNVSADFLKENVLNKIIEISKNNRVNSLEFVPEANIDYNFNLLNNSSNKKKVIDESEKTEIDKFDDNVRIIPFNQKQVAAAITKVLKFKFNTPKLVAIGISTGGPRALRIMLPSIPADFPLPILISQHIPKDFSSSLISSLQDICSIKIKEASLDEELMPSVVYISPGDKNMGIYMDSAGRLKIKFYPDTEKKFIYTPCVDYLFNTIDDVLTDKAIAIVMTGMGNDGTEGMIKLHNHNNLTIAQDRASSTVYGMPRSVIENKAVHLVLSLYDIAEFLIQYMRLKIR, encoded by the coding sequence ATGTTGGGAGCCATTAGAGTACTTATAGCAGAAGATTCTAAGATTATTTCTGGAATGTTAAATAATATTCTGGCAAATCATTATAGAATTAATGTCGTAAGTTTGGTAAATAATGGTATAGATGCATACAAATCAATAATATCCATAAAGCCGGATTTTGTTATTACAGAAATAGATTTGCCTTTAATGGGAGGAATAGAACTTTTAAAACTTCTAAAAAAAGAAAATATACAAGTTAATATATTAGTAATGACATCTTTAACTAAAAATAAAGATTTATCATCTAGGGCTTTGGAGCTTGGGGCTTTAGATATTATTTATAAGCCGCGTAATGTATCTGCTGATTTTTTAAAAGAGAATGTATTAAATAAAATAATTGAAATATCAAAAAATAATAGAGTAAATAGTTTAGAGTTTGTTCCGGAGGCTAATATAGATTATAACTTCAATCTTTTAAATAATTCTTCTAATAAGAAAAAAGTTATTGATGAAAGCGAAAAAACAGAAATAGATAAATTTGATGACAATGTAAGAATAATACCATTTAATCAAAAACAGGTTGCAGCTGCTATAACTAAGGTTTTGAAGTTTAAATTTAATACTCCAAAATTAGTTGCTATAGGTATATCTACGGGAGGACCTAGAGCTTTGAGAATAATGCTTCCTAGTATACCTGCTGATTTTCCTCTTCCTATACTCATATCGCAGCATATACCTAAAGATTTTTCTTCTTCGCTTATTTCAAGTTTGCAAGATATATGCTCTATAAAAATAAAAGAGGCTAGTCTTGATGAAGAGTTAATGCCTTCTGTTGTTTATATTTCACCGGGTGATAAAAATATGGGTATATATATGGATTCTGCAGGCAGGCTTAAAATTAAATTTTATCCGGATACTGAAAAAAAGTTTATTTATACTCCTTGTGTGGATTATTTGTTTAATACTATTGATGATGTTTTAACTGACAAGGCTATAGCTATAGTGATGACTGGTATGGGTAATGACGGTACGGAAGGTATGATTAAACTTCATAATCATAATAATCTTACTATTGCTCAGGATAGGGCTAGTTCCACAGTTTACGGAATGCCTAGAAGCGTTATAGAAAATAAGGCTGTTCATTTGGTATTATCACTTTATGATATTGCTGAGTTTTTAATACAATATATGAGGTTAAAAATTAGATGA